One Nocardioides dongkuii genomic window, GCCGTCGTCGACGAGCCGCTGGGCCTCCTCGTAGGTCAGCTGCGCCGTCGAGCGCACCCGGGCGCGCTCGACGGTCACGTCGGTGCGCTCGCCCTCGCCGGTCAGCCGGATCGTCCACAGCAGCGCCGGGCGCACCTGGTCGGGCAGCAGCGAGCCGGCGGCCTCGGAGATCGCCTTCGGGTGCAGCGGGACCTTCATGTCGGCGCCGTACAGCGTCTCGCCGCGGCGGTGCGCCTCCAGGTCGACCGGGCCGCCCGGCTCGACGAAGGCCGCGACGTCGGCGATCGCGTACCGCACGACGTACCCGTCACCGTCGCGCTCGAGGTGGAGCGCCTGGTCGAGGTCGCGGGCGCCCTCGGGGTCGATGGTCAGGAACGGCACGTCGGTGCGGTCGAGGTCCGGCAGGCGTGGGGCGGCCGCCGCACGCGCGGCGGCCTCCTCGACCGCGGCCGGGAAGTCCGGGGTGACGTCGAGCTCGTCCTGCAGCCGGCGCACCCCCTCCCGCAGCGCGGCCACGGCCACGCCCTCACCCGATGCACGGACCCGGACCACGCGGTTGCTCGGCATGACGGCAACATACCCACCGTGCTGATCGTGCTACCGCCCAGCGAGGGCAAGACCGAGCCGCGGCGAGGCCGACCCCTCGACCACGCGACGCTCTCGTTCCCCGTGCTCACCCCCGCCCGCGAGCGGGTCCTCGACGCGCTCGTGGCGCTCTGCGAGGGCGATCCCGAGGTCGCCGCGCGGACCCTGGACGTCGGCAGCACCCAGCTCGACCTGGTCGCGCTGAACACCCGGCTGCGCACCGCGCCGACGGCGCGCGCCGACCAGGTGTACGCCGGGGTCGTGTACGACGCCCTCGACGTCGCAACCCTGTCCCCCGCGGCCCGCCGCCGCGCGACGGCCCGCCTCACGGTCGTGTCTAGCGTCTTCGGGCTGGTCCGCCCCGGCGACCGGATCCCGGCGTACCGCCTCTCCGGCGGCACCTCCCTCCCGGGCCTGGGCCCGGTCGCCGGGGTCTGGCGCGACGCGCTCGGCCCGGCGTTCGAGGAGGCCGTGGGCGACGGACTGCTCGTGGACCTCCGCAGCAGCACGTACGCCGCGTTCTGGCGCCCGCCCGCCGACGCCGCGAAGCGGGTCGCCACCGTGCGGGTGCTGCACGAGGTCGGCGGCGTCCGCAAGGTGGTCAGCCACTTCAACAAGGCGACCAAGGGTCGCATCGTCCGCGCCCTCCTCGAGGACGGCGCCAACCCGCGCACCCCCGCCCGCCTCGCCGACGCGCTCCGCGACCTCGGCTGGGCCGTCGAGGTCGCCGACCCCACCCCCAAGGGCACCCAGCTCGACGTGGTCGTCACCGACCTCTGACCCACCCCCCGCCGAGTCGGCGCTTGTGTCCGCCCGCCACGCGAACACAAGCGCCGACTCGGCGTTT contains:
- the yaaA gene encoding peroxide stress protein YaaA; this encodes MLIVLPPSEGKTEPRRGRPLDHATLSFPVLTPARERVLDALVALCEGDPEVAARTLDVGSTQLDLVALNTRLRTAPTARADQVYAGVVYDALDVATLSPAARRRATARLTVVSSVFGLVRPGDRIPAYRLSGGTSLPGLGPVAGVWRDALGPAFEEAVGDGLLVDLRSSTYAAFWRPPADAAKRVATVRVLHEVGGVRKVVSHFNKATKGRIVRALLEDGANPRTPARLADALRDLGWAVEVADPTPKGTQLDVVVTDL